One window from the genome of Carcharodon carcharias isolate sCarCar2 chromosome 9, sCarCar2.pri, whole genome shotgun sequence encodes:
- the LOC121282025 gene encoding acidic mammalian chitinase-like produces MAKLLLGTAVILLTCLELGSAYRLVCYFTNWSQYRPGPGKYLPENVDPCLCTHLIYAFAGMKENQISTIEWNDVTLYHSLNGLKNKNGNLKTLLSVGGWNFGTQKFTAMVSSAGTRQIFIKSVISFLRGYGFDGLDIDWEYPGSRGSPPQDKLLYTVLAQELMTAFEAEGKSSGKPRLLLSAAVAGGKNNIDTGYEIPQLGQVLDFFNVMTYDFFGPWSHATGENSPLYPLPNDKNTLNIDYNVNFAMNYWKDQGAPAEKLNVGFPTYGHTFRLSSSNTGVGAPASGPGLAGPYTRQAGFLAYYEICTFLKGATMKWNAPQMVPYAYKGTEWLGYDNVESFKDKMEWLKKNNFGGAIVWDLALDDFSGTFCNQGPYPLINTLHTGLGISAACVPSKTTLAPAVPPSQAPGGGGSGGGSGFCAGKANGTYPDPKDKNKFYQCINGVTYVEQCAAGLVFDPSCVCCNWA; encoded by the exons ATGGCAAAGCTTCTACTTGGAACAG CGGTGATCTTGTTGACGTGCCTGGAACTGG GCTCTGCCTACAGACTGGTTTGTTACTTTACAAACTGGTCTCAGTACAGACCAGGCCCAGGGAAGTATTTGCCAGAGAATGTGGATCCTTGCTTGTGCACACATCTGATCTATGCCTTTGCTGGGATGAAGGAGAACCAAATCTCCACCATTGAATGGAACGATGTGACCCTCTACCATTCACTCAATGGCCTTAAAAACAA AAATGGAAACCTTAAGACACTCCTATCTGTCGGAGGCTGGAACTTTGGAACTCAGAA ATTCACCGCTATGGTTTCCTCAGCAGGAACTCGACAGATTTTCATAAAGTCGGTGATTAGCTTCCTGCGCGGTTATGGGTTTGATGGTTTGGATATTGACTGGGAATATCCTGGGTCAAGAGGAAGTCCCCCACAAGACAAACTTCTCTACACTGTGTTGGCGCAG GAACTGATGACAGCCTTTGAAGCTGAAGGGAAGAGCTCTGGAAAACCAAGACTGCTGCTCTCAGCTGCAGTTGCTGGTGGGAAGAATAACATTGACACTGGCTATGAGATTCCTCAGCTTGGACA AGTCTTGGACTTTTTCAATGTGATGACATATGATTTCTTTGGACCCTGGAGTCACGCCACTGGAGAAAATAGCCCCCTTTATCCTCTCCCAAATGACAAAAACACCCTCAACATTGACTATAATGTG AACTTTGCAATGAATTACTGGAAAGATCAGGGAGCCCCTGCAGAGAAACTGAACGTTGGATTCCCTACATACGGCCATACCTTCAGGCTGAGCTCATCCAACACTGGGGTTGGAGCCCCAGCATCAGGGCCTGGACTAGCTGGGCCTTACACCAGACAGGCTGGATTCTTGGCCTATTATGAG ATCTGCACATTTTTGAAAGGTGCCACCATGAAATGGAATGCCCCACAGATGGTTCCATATGCTTATAAAGGGACGGAATGGCTTGGATATGACAATGTGGAAAGCTTTAAAGACAAG ATGGAGTGGCTGAAAAAGAACAACTTTGGAGGAGCtattgtgtgggatcttgctctggaTGATTTCTCTGGTACTTTCTGCAACCAAGGACCTTATCCTCTCATTAACACACTGCACACTGGGCTTGGAATTTCTGCAG CTTGTGTTCCATCTAAAACAACACTGGCACCAGCTGTTCCTCCCAGTCAGGCCCctggtggtggtggcagtggtggtggaagcgggttctGCGCTGGCAAAGCTAATGGTACCTACCCTGATCCAAAAGACAAGAACAAATTTTATCAATGTATCAATGGAGTGACCTACGTGGAACAATGTGCTGCTGGATTAGTCTTTGATCCTTCCTGTGTCTGTTGCAACTGGGCATAA